GCCATATGTCTTTCCTTCAAAATCTTTTGGTGATTCAATATTTTTCTCCGCTGGAGAAGCGAACCCTGATGTATTGTGCTGAATAATTGCTGCGATTGATACGACCGGGATGTCCTGCACGCGCGCTTTCGTAAGAGCTTCCTGTGCGCTAATGCCAAAGTCTGCTTTCCCTGATGCGACAAGCTGATCAGCTCCGGCCTCTCCTGGCATAATAATATCCACATTCAAGCCTTGTTCTTTGAAATAGCCTTTTTCTTTCGCTACATATAGGCCGGTGTGGTTCGTGTTTGGCGTCCAATCGAGGACAAGTGTCACGTCTTGTAGAGACTCCCTTTCGCCTCCATTTTCCCCACTTGTACTTGAGCAAGCGGTTAAGAGGACGATTAGACACGTCAAGATCCATAGTTTCTTCAAAATGATTCCTCCCTTTTGTAATGAGAGCGTTAAACGGTAAGGGACTTTTAGAGAATCGTAGAAAATTTTCCAATAAAAAAAGCACCAGGTACCATACCTAGGGTGCATATCATTAAAAACGTTTAGATATGTTTCCTACGCTGGTCTCAACCAGATCAGGTTCTAAGGGTCCGTCTGTCTACAGGACGTCTCAACCAGTCACACTGGTTCCCCTACATGTTACGTGTTCCTATTAAATTATGATTAACGCTCTTTCTCTTAAGACTTTGCCACACTCGTTTCGGAATTGCAAGAGGGCTTTTCGTAGAGGAGAGATTCTGAGATCTGTTCCCTTTTTCGGGGGAGAAGGGCTCGGAAAGTAAGAGAGAAGCGCTCTCTGTGACATTTTCGTTGCTTTATGACTTCAAAAGGGAACAGATAGGTCGAATCTATGACCTTTTCGCAGCTGAAAGGGTGAAAAGGTAAGAGAGACGTGGGCTCTGTGACCTTTTAGGAACAAAGTGCTTTTAAAAAGTCACAGATAGCCCTGTAGCCGTATGATTCTTCTCTAGTAAAAGGTACGGACGTGGAGCAATACAAGAGACAAATTCACAATCACTTTGCGGAAGTTTTCGTAGATTAATGACAAAGAGCAATCTCTTTGCTGAGGGGATTGCTCTTTTTTACATTCATAGGTTACACTTGGTCGGAATTGGGGAAATAAATTATTTTGTAACTTTTTTTGTAAGGGCTTTATAAAAGAAGGAGGAACATACATATGAAAGAGATTCGATGGGGGATCATTGGCTGTGGCGATGTGACTGAAGTGAAAAGCGGGCCAGGGTTTCAACTAGCGGAAAACAGTTCGCTCGTGGCTGTGATGAGACGAAGTGGTGAGCTTGCGAAAGATTATGCAGAGCGACACAACGTGCCAAAGTGGTATGACAAAGCAGATGATCTTGTGTCAGATTCTGAAGTAGATGCGGTGTACATAGCAACGCCACCAGGTTCACATAAGGAGTATACAGACCTCGTGGCGAAAGCGGGAAAGCCTGTATACGTCGAAAAACCAATGGCACTGAACACAGAGGAATGCCAGGCGATGATCGATGTTTGTGAGGAACATCATGTGCCTTTATATGTGGCCTATTATCGCCGCCGTCTGCCTCGTTTTCTTAAAGTAAAAGAACTGCTCGATGAAGGTGCCATCGGGGATGTGCGCTTTGTGACGATGGAACAAACCCAGAGGCAATTAGAAAAGGATGAAAACGGAGAATGGCCTTGGAGGGTTCGGCCTGAAGTGAGCGGTGGAGGTTTATTTTACGACGTCGCTTCTCATACACTTGACCTCTTTGACTTTCTTCTTGGACCAATTGAACAGGTAAAAGGGTATGCGGACAATCTGGCAGCTTCTTACCCTGCTGAAGATAGTGTAAGTGGAACGTTCCGATTTGAAAGCGGGGTTATGGGAACTGGTGTGTGGAACTTTTCTTCCTATAAGAATGAAGATCGAAACCGAATTGTTGGGACGAAAGGGGAAATTATTTTCTCAACGTTTGATGAAGTGCCAATCAAATTAATCAATCGTTTCGGAACAGAGGAATTTCATATCGATCGCCCAAGTCCGATTCAGCAGCACCTGATTCAAACGATTGTCGATGAGCTGTTAGGAGAAGGAGAATCACCGAGTACCAGGCGTTCTGCGCTTCGGACGAACCGAGTGATGGATGAAATGGTACAAGCTTACTATAACGGATAAAGGGGCGAACGATATGAATCGGAAACTTAGAATTGGGATTATCGGCGCAGGAGGCATCGCAAGGAGTGCTCATATTCCCAATTATCAAAACTACGGAGATGCAGTAGAAGTCGTTGCCGTGGCGAATCACAATAAGGAAAAGGCTGAAGACTGTGCCCGTGAGTTCTCCATCTCCCATGCGTACGAAGATTATCAGGATATGCTTCGTGAAATGGATTTAGATGCGGTCAGCATTTGCACCCCGAACGCGTTTCATGCGGAGCAGGCGATCGCCGCGATGGAATCAGGTTGCCACGTGTTATGTGAGAAGCCACCAGCGATCTCATCGAGTGATGCAGAGAAGATGGAAGAAGCGGCAAGCCGATTAGGCAAGCACCTTATGTATGGATTCCACTTTCGCTTTCGTCCGGAAGTCGAAACAGTGAAGCGTTTCATAGATGAAGGGGAAATGGGAGAGATCTATGCAGCGGAAGCGAAATGGAACAGAAGGCGAGGCATCCCAGGCTGGGGCGTCTTTACGAACAAGGAGCTTCAAGGTGGTGGAACGCTAATCGATAATGGCATCCATATGCTTGATTCAGCCTTGTATTTGATGGGGTATCCGGAACCAAAAACGGTACTTGGAGTGACGTACGATAAAATTGGGAAACGTCCTGGTGTAGGTCTCTTAGGGGAATGGGATCATGAGAACTTTTCCGTCGAAGACATGGCCCGGGGCATGATTGCGTTCCAAAACGGCGCTTCCCTTTTATTTGAATCCTCCTTCGCGGCGAACATTGCTGATAAGGATGCGAGAGTTCTAAAAGTAATGGGTGACCAGGGAGGGGCGGATGTTTTTCCGCTCACGATGTATCAGGAAAAACACGATACCCTTCTGGATCTCACGCCTCCCTATGTGGATAAGGGCAATGCCCATAAAGACATGGTGCACCACTTTATTGAATCGATTCTTATGGGTCAAAAAACGAGTGGACACACCCACCAAGGAACGCTTGTTCAAAGAATTATTGAAGCTTTATACGAATCAGCAGCTACTGGAAAAGCGGTTGAGATGTAAAAAAGCGTTTGTGCTTCGGCACAAACGCTTTTTTTATGCGCAATGCTCACATGCACTCGGGCAGAGGTATCCTACAAAGTACCCAAAAATTGATGTACTAACATAACATATTTAAGGTTATACAGGATTAATATTCTGAGGTTTTAAGAAAGAAGTTTGAAAAGTTGGTATAGATGGAATGAATAGTAAAAGACCGATACTATAGCGATAGACGAGGCAGATCCTCCGTAATCTGAGCACGATCTATTAGAAGAGGTCTGTAATAAGAACAATCAAGAGGAGGGACACAATGAATTATACTGGCATACTTTTTATTCTGACTTCTGCAGTTTTATGGGGGATTACAGGCGGCGTTGGAGATATTTTGATGAACAGAGGCTGGAATCCAGCGGTTATTGCCTTTTACCGTGGGTTTATAGGGTTTATTTGCTTTGCACTCTGGTACTTAATCAGACGGAAAGTCATTAAGATCAAGAACAAAAATCCTTACTTTTACTCATGGGCAGCGGTGGCTGGAATAGGTGTAGCAGGGAACTTCCTGTTTTACTTTCTAGCGATAGAATCAACCGGCATCCCGATTGCGGCAACGTTAATGTATACAGCACCTATCTTTGTGTTACTCGTTTCCTTTTTACTTGGCATTGAGCGCTCTTCCCTATTTAAATGGGCAAGCATTGCTTTCGTTCTTGTAGGGGTAATCTTGTTAACAGGG
The nucleotide sequence above comes from Pontibacillus chungwhensis. Encoded proteins:
- a CDS encoding Gfo/Idh/MocA family protein — encoded protein: MNRKLRIGIIGAGGIARSAHIPNYQNYGDAVEVVAVANHNKEKAEDCAREFSISHAYEDYQDMLREMDLDAVSICTPNAFHAEQAIAAMESGCHVLCEKPPAISSSDAEKMEEAASRLGKHLMYGFHFRFRPEVETVKRFIDEGEMGEIYAAEAKWNRRRGIPGWGVFTNKELQGGGTLIDNGIHMLDSALYLMGYPEPKTVLGVTYDKIGKRPGVGLLGEWDHENFSVEDMARGMIAFQNGASLLFESSFAANIADKDARVLKVMGDQGGADVFPLTMYQEKHDTLLDLTPPYVDKGNAHKDMVHHFIESILMGQKTSGHTHQGTLVQRIIEALYESAATGKAVEM
- a CDS encoding Gfo/Idh/MocA family protein — its product is MKEIRWGIIGCGDVTEVKSGPGFQLAENSSLVAVMRRSGELAKDYAERHNVPKWYDKADDLVSDSEVDAVYIATPPGSHKEYTDLVAKAGKPVYVEKPMALNTEECQAMIDVCEEHHVPLYVAYYRRRLPRFLKVKELLDEGAIGDVRFVTMEQTQRQLEKDENGEWPWRVRPEVSGGGLFYDVASHTLDLFDFLLGPIEQVKGYADNLAASYPAEDSVSGTFRFESGVMGTGVWNFSSYKNEDRNRIVGTKGEIIFSTFDEVPIKLINRFGTEEFHIDRPSPIQQHLIQTIVDELLGEGESPSTRRSALRTNRVMDEMVQAYYNG